From Carassius gibelio isolate Cgi1373 ecotype wild population from Czech Republic chromosome B23, carGib1.2-hapl.c, whole genome shotgun sequence, the proteins below share one genomic window:
- the LOC128011960 gene encoding broad substrate specificity ATP-binding cassette transporter ABCG2-like produces the protein MADTAVQMTGELNNNQSRTPVSTRMSFLSPRRGATMSFHNINYSVKMKSGFLFKRKVTQKNILIELNGIMRSGLNAILGPTGSGKSSFLDVLAARKDPAGLSGEVLIDGAPQPPNFKCLSGYVVQDDVVMGTLTVRENLRFSAALRLPKSISQQEKDEKIETLIQELGLSKVADSRVGTQLIRGVSGGERKRTSIGMELIIDPPVLFLDEPTTGLDASTANSVLMLLKKMANSGRTIILSIHQPRYSIYRLFDSLTLLVGGRLVYHGPAQDTLDYFSQIGYICEPLNNPADFFLDVINGDSTAVALNKLYDDEELDEEQRRSSLKGIANHLVDEYKNSASNKQTKSELDLIIQGQDYSKQPKSRTITYSTSFCHQFNWVLKRTFKDLMLNPQTSFVQIGVMIILALVVGTIFFGVKDNMSGIQNRMGALFFITTNQCFSSMSSAELFITERKLFVHEYISGYYRVSVYFLSKVLSDILTLRTIPSIIFSCVVYWMIGLKATAEAFFIFLFSIVLVSYTATSMTLAISADQTVVGIATIVINMIFVFMMIFSGLLVNLPSVADWLNWLKYLSIPRYGLVAVEINEFTGLTLCDMKNTSGLEIQVCTKGEDFLSEQGIHYSTWGLWQNHLALGIMTLIFLIIAYLKLRFIKKFT, from the exons ATGGCAGACACGGCTGTTCAGATGACTGGAGAGCTAAACAACAATCAGTCCAGGACACCGGTGTCCACCAGGATGTCCTTCCTATCGCCCAGACGAGGAGCGACCATGAGCTTCCACAACATCAACTACAGCGTGAAGATGAAGAGCGGCTTCCTGTTCAAGAGGAAGGTCACGCAGAAGAACATCCTCATCGAGCTCAA TGGTATCATGAGGTCGGGACTGAATGCCATATTAGGACCCACTGGGAGCGGGAAATCATC GTTTCTGGACGTTCTGGCCGCTCGTAAGGATCCTGCTGGTCTTTCTGGAGAGGTTCTAATAGACGGAGCTCCACAGCCTCCAAACTTCAAATGTCTGTCTGGATACGTAGTGCAg gatgaCGTGGTCATGGGGACACTGACCGTTCGGGAGAATCTGCGTTTCTCAGCAGCTTTAAGGCTCCCGAAGTCGATCAGTCAGCAAGAAAAAGATGAAAAGATTGAAACACTAATTCAGGAGCTGGGATTGAGCAAAGTGGCTGATTCACGG GTGGGCACGCAGCTGATTCGTGGTGTTTCaggtggagagagaaagaggacaAGCATCGGCATGGAGCTGATCATTGATCCACCGGTGCTTTTCCTGGACGAGCCGACCACCGGCCTGGACGCCAGTACAGCTAACTCCGTCCTCATGCTGCTCAAGAA AATGGCGAACAGCGGTCGCACCATCATCCTGTCCATCCATCAGCCGCGGTACTCCATCTACCGGCTGTTCGACAGCCTCACACTGCTGGTGGGAGGAAGACTGGTGTATCACGGCCCGGCTCAAGACACCCTGGACTACTTCAGTCAAATCg gatatATCTGTGAACCACTTAACAATCCTGCTGATTTCTTCCTGGATGTCATCAATGGAGACTCCACTGCCGTCGCTCTCAACAAGTTATACGACGATGAGG aACTGGACGAGGAGCAGCGGAGATCATCTCTGAAGGGCATCGCGAACCATTTGGTGGATGAATACAAGAACAGCGCCAGCAACAAACAGACCAAAAGCGAGCTGGATCTAATTATTCAGGGACAGGACTACAGCAAACAACCCAAATCCAGAACCATCACCTACAGCACATCCTTCTGCCACCAGTTCAACTGGGTTCTCAAAAGAACCTTCAAGGACCTCATGCTGAACCCACAGACCTCATTCGTCCAG ATCGGGGTGATGATTATCCTGGCTCTCGTTGTTGGAACCATATTTTTTGGAGTGAAGGATAATATGAGTGGTATTCAGAACAG GATGGGTGCACTCTTCTTCATCACCACAAATCAGTGCTTCAGTTCAATGTCCTCAGCTGAACTGTTTATCACAGAGAGGAAACTGTTTGT GCACGAGTACATCAGTGGATACTACAGAGTCTCGGTGTACTTCTTGTCTAAGGTCCTGTCTGACATCCTGACTCTGCGCACCATCCCATCCATCATCTTCAGCTGTGTCGTGTACTGGATGATCG GTCTGAAGGCAACGGCCGAGGCGTTCTTCATCTTTCTCTTCTCCATCGTTCTGGTGTCTTACACAGCCACCTCCATGACTCTAGCCATCTCCGCTGATCAGACGGTGGTGGGCATCGCTACCATCGTGATTAACATGATATTTGTGTTCATGATG ATCTTCTCGGGGCTGCTGGTGAATCTCCCCAGTGTTGCTGACTGGTTGAACTGGTTGAAGTATCTCAGTATTCCTCGCTATGGTCTTGTT GCTGTGGAAATCAATGAGTTCACTGGCCTCACCCTGTGTGACATGAAGAACACAAGTGGCCTAGAAATACAAGT CTGCACGAAAGGTGAGGACTTTCTGAGTGAACAGGGCATCCATTACTCAACCTGGGGTTTGTGGCAGAATCATTTGGCTCTGGGAATCATGACCCTCATCTTCCTCATCATCGCTTATCTCAAACTGCGCTTCATCAAGAAATTCACCTAA